The proteins below come from a single Streptomyces sp. SCSIO 75703 genomic window:
- a CDS encoding carbohydrate-binding protein, whose protein sequence is MTPTTPGDPGGISRKALLKAAVAAGAAVPLLVGGGSALARDAARTPGRTLAPTPYCDDGDDPTPDQMEGPYFKPNSPLRTDLVTSSTPGTRLTVSGYVFGRDCAPLPGVLLDFWQADVAGAYDMTGYAFRGHQFTDATGAFVLRTIVPGLYPGRTRHLHVKAQAPGKPVLTTQLYFPGEPRNATDAIFDPDLLMTVRDAGGGKQGTFDFVLNVKGGSGPGPTDPPTDPPSGTWAVGRPYTAGDRVTYNGAAYRCLQAHTSMAGWEPPVVPALWRRD, encoded by the coding sequence ATGACACCCACCACCCCCGGCGACCCCGGCGGCATCAGCCGCAAGGCGCTGCTCAAGGCGGCCGTCGCCGCCGGCGCCGCCGTCCCGCTGCTGGTCGGCGGCGGCAGCGCCCTGGCCCGGGACGCCGCCCGCACCCCGGGCCGCACGCTGGCGCCGACCCCGTACTGCGACGACGGCGACGACCCGACGCCCGACCAGATGGAGGGCCCGTACTTCAAGCCGAACTCGCCGCTGCGCACCGACCTGGTGACATCGAGCACCCCCGGCACCCGGCTCACCGTCAGCGGCTACGTCTTCGGCCGCGACTGCGCCCCGCTCCCCGGCGTCCTGCTGGACTTCTGGCAGGCGGACGTGGCCGGCGCCTACGACATGACCGGCTACGCCTTCCGCGGCCACCAGTTCACCGACGCCACCGGCGCGTTCGTCCTGCGCACGATCGTCCCGGGCCTCTACCCGGGCCGCACCCGGCACCTCCACGTCAAGGCGCAGGCCCCCGGCAAGCCGGTCCTCACCACCCAGCTCTACTTCCCCGGCGAGCCCCGCAACGCCACGGACGCGATCTTCGACCCGGACCTGCTGATGACCGTCCGGGACGCGGGCGGCGGCAAGCAGGGGACCTTCGACTTCGTGCTCAACGTGAAGGGCGGCTCGGGTCCCGGCCCCACCGACCCGCCGACCGACCCGCCGTCCGGCACCTGGGCGGTCGGCCGCCCCTACACGGCCGGCGACCGGGTCACGTACAACGGCGCCGCCTACCGCTGCCTCCAGGCGCACACCTCGATGGCCGGCTGGGAGCCCCCCGTCGTCCCGGCACTGTGGCGCCGCGACTGA
- a CDS encoding rhodanese-like domain-containing protein, producing the protein MPTVEVADLKDDDFLLDVREDDEWRAGHADGALHLPLSEFVARYGELTEAAPADGRVHVICRSGGRSAQVTQYLVQQGIDAVNVDGGMQSWAAAGRPVRDERGEPGQVL; encoded by the coding sequence GTGCCCACGGTCGAGGTCGCGGACCTCAAGGACGACGACTTCCTGCTGGACGTCCGCGAGGACGACGAGTGGCGGGCAGGTCACGCCGACGGTGCGCTGCACCTGCCGCTGAGCGAGTTCGTCGCCCGGTACGGCGAGCTGACCGAGGCCGCGCCGGCCGACGGCCGGGTGCACGTGATCTGCCGCTCCGGCGGGCGTTCCGCCCAGGTCACCCAGTACCTCGTCCAGCAGGGCATCGACGCGGTGAACGTCGACGGCGGCATGCAGAGCTGGGCCGCGGCGGGCCGGCCCGTCCGCGACGAGCGGGGCGAGCCGGGACAGGTCCTCTAG
- a CDS encoding HTTM domain-containing protein, which yields MNALALSLSRGIARVTGSALGPYQTAVIRIGFSLTWLLFLLRELPHRHELYGPDGPWSRDLAEQLIADNGAFTALLWWDGRFWFETVYVLAVLASVLLLLGWRTRTTSVLFMIGVLSLQNRSIFMGDGGDNVLHLMSIYLVFTRCAQVWSLDARRARREEAARARGERVTDRTGPVLWTVLGCVLVAVTLAGRLDGDRLVPVLLWTVWLAQALCRTVRRRARSEEPRILLDVVARVVHNGALLVIMAEACLIYATAGWYKIQGSRWQDGTAVYYPLHLDYFAPWPALSQALAASGTMVMLITYGTVVVQVAFPFTLFNRRVKNVLLAVMMTEHAVIAVVLGLPFFSLAMIAADAVFLPTSFLRGLGARVARLGRRAGAGERPPAEVPAPRSGEGAEGARVGFPA from the coding sequence GTGAACGCCCTCGCCCTGTCGCTCTCGCGCGGCATCGCCCGTGTCACCGGGTCCGCGCTCGGCCCGTACCAGACCGCGGTGATCCGGATCGGCTTCAGCCTCACCTGGCTGCTCTTCCTGCTGCGTGAACTGCCCCACCGGCACGAGCTGTACGGCCCCGACGGCCCCTGGAGCCGCGATCTCGCCGAGCAACTGATCGCGGACAACGGCGCGTTCACGGCGCTGCTGTGGTGGGACGGCCGGTTCTGGTTCGAGACGGTCTACGTCCTCGCCGTTCTGGCGAGCGTGCTGCTGCTGCTCGGCTGGCGCACCCGCACCACGTCCGTGCTCTTCATGATCGGCGTGCTCTCGCTCCAGAACCGCAGCATCTTCATGGGCGACGGCGGCGACAACGTCCTGCACCTGATGAGCATCTACCTGGTGTTCACCCGCTGCGCGCAGGTGTGGTCCCTGGACGCGCGCCGGGCCCGCCGTGAGGAGGCGGCCCGCGCGCGGGGCGAGCGCGTCACCGACCGGACGGGGCCCGTGCTGTGGACCGTCCTCGGCTGCGTGCTGGTCGCCGTGACGCTCGCCGGGCGGCTCGACGGCGACCGCCTCGTGCCGGTCCTGCTGTGGACGGTGTGGCTCGCCCAGGCGCTGTGCCGGACCGTGCGCCGCCGGGCGCGGAGCGAGGAGCCGCGCATCCTGCTCGACGTCGTCGCCCGCGTGGTGCACAACGGCGCCCTGCTGGTCATCATGGCGGAGGCCTGCCTGATCTACGCCACCGCCGGCTGGTACAAGATCCAGGGTTCGCGCTGGCAGGACGGCACCGCCGTCTACTACCCGCTGCACCTCGACTACTTCGCCCCGTGGCCCGCCCTGTCGCAGGCGCTGGCGGCCAGCGGCACCATGGTCATGCTCATCACCTACGGCACCGTCGTGGTGCAGGTCGCCTTCCCGTTCACGCTGTTCAACCGGCGGGTCAAGAACGTCCTGCTGGCCGTGATGATGACCGAGCACGCCGTGATCGCCGTGGTGCTGGGGCTGCCGTTCTTCTCGCTGGCGATGATCGCGGCCGACGCGGTCTTCCTGCCGACGTCCTTCCTGCGCGGCCTGGGTGCCCGGGTGGCCCGCCTCGGCCGGCGCGCCGGCGCGGGGGAACGGCCGCCCGCCGAGGTGCCCGCCCCGCGCTCCGGGGAGGGGGCCGAGGGGGCGCGCGTAGGCTTCCCGGCATGA
- a CDS encoding DUF5819 family protein — protein sequence MSAALAEAGGAAGADEFGGDDVAGLTGVAGVTGGTAAAGVPDREAAAGHGTAGAEAGGRPAPLPAGPRAGVAALSPRYQVGAALALGVVAVVVCAHVGLMFLHVAPSNTLTKQHGAVVDEWIYPEFEQNWKLFAPNPLQQNVSVQVRAEVSTADGGVRTTGWYDLSAQDGRAIRGNPLPSHTQQNELRRAWDFFVATHDSENRPVGLRGALSENYLLRIAALRLARDGVAGPGGSVDRVQYRSRTTAVSPPPWSGEKVSAQRPEYRELPWWPMPARDPEGGAA from the coding sequence GTGTCTGCTGCGCTTGCCGAGGCTGGTGGGGCTGCCGGGGCGGACGAGTTCGGCGGGGACGACGTGGCCGGTTTGACTGGTGTGGCCGGTGTGACCGGCGGGACGGCGGCCGCGGGGGTTCCGGACCGGGAGGCGGCGGCGGGCCACGGCACGGCCGGCGCCGAGGCGGGCGGTCGCCCGGCCCCACTGCCCGCGGGGCCCCGCGCCGGGGTCGCCGCGCTCTCCCCGCGCTACCAGGTCGGCGCCGCGCTCGCGCTCGGCGTCGTCGCCGTCGTCGTCTGCGCCCACGTCGGCCTGATGTTCCTGCACGTCGCCCCCTCGAACACCCTCACCAAGCAGCACGGCGCCGTGGTCGACGAGTGGATCTACCCCGAGTTCGAGCAGAACTGGAAGCTGTTCGCGCCCAACCCGCTCCAGCAGAACGTCTCCGTCCAGGTCCGCGCCGAGGTGAGCACGGCGGACGGCGGGGTGCGCACCACCGGCTGGTACGACCTGTCCGCCCAGGACGGCCGGGCCATCCGCGGCAACCCGCTGCCGAGCCACACCCAGCAGAACGAACTCCGCCGCGCCTGGGACTTCTTCGTCGCCACCCACGACTCCGAGAACCGCCCCGTGGGCCTGCGGGGCGCCCTCTCCGAGAACTACCTGCTGCGCATCGCCGCCCTGCGCCTGGCACGCGACGGCGTCGCCGGTCCGGGCGGTTCGGTCGACCGCGTCCAGTACCGCTCCCGCACCACCGCCGTCTCCCCGCCCCCGTGGAGCGGGGAGAAGGTCTCCGCCCAGCGGCCCGAATACCGCGAACTGCCCTGGTGGCCGATGCCCGCCCGCGACCCGGAAGGGGGCGCCGCGTGA
- a CDS encoding TrmH family RNA methyltransferase: MTDPVSEALAAWRGHAARCVLLDGFHALKHALRFGAEVPVAVTADRAGALALADELAPDVRDALAGLLVPVDRDAYAALVPRPHPTAVAALAVRPAREEGLRRLAALPRTAPVVVLDQPRNLGNAGAVIRLAAGFGATGVCTTGTLDPWHPTVVRGGAGLHYATVVERLTTAELPPGPVFALDPGGEDIRGTVLPDDALLAFGSERGGLTPELRARADHLVALPMRPQVSSYNLATSVAMTLYHWSATSGGAPGGAAGGAVDGSGGGGVDGSGGGGAVGARPVPGAPAQGG; this comes from the coding sequence ATGACCGACCCCGTCTCCGAGGCCCTGGCCGCCTGGCGTGGCCACGCCGCCCGCTGCGTGCTGCTGGACGGCTTCCACGCCCTCAAGCACGCGCTGCGCTTCGGCGCCGAGGTGCCCGTGGCCGTCACCGCCGACCGCGCGGGCGCCCTGGCCCTCGCCGACGAGCTGGCGCCGGACGTGCGGGACGCCCTGGCCGGGCTCCTGGTACCGGTGGACCGGGACGCGTACGCCGCGCTGGTGCCGCGTCCGCACCCGACCGCGGTGGCCGCGCTGGCGGTGCGCCCCGCGCGGGAGGAGGGGCTGCGCAGGCTGGCGGCGCTGCCGCGCACCGCGCCCGTCGTCGTCCTCGACCAGCCGCGCAATCTCGGCAACGCGGGGGCCGTGATCCGGCTCGCCGCCGGTTTCGGCGCGACCGGCGTGTGCACCACGGGCACCCTCGACCCCTGGCACCCGACGGTGGTGCGCGGCGGGGCGGGGCTGCACTACGCGACCGTCGTGGAACGGCTGACCACGGCGGAGCTGCCGCCCGGCCCGGTCTTCGCGCTCGACCCGGGGGGCGAGGACATCCGGGGGACGGTCCTGCCGGACGACGCGCTGCTGGCCTTCGGCTCGGAACGCGGCGGCCTCACGCCCGAGCTGCGCGCACGGGCCGACCACCTGGTGGCGCTGCCCATGCGGCCCCAGGTCTCCAGCTACAACCTGGCGACCAGTGTCGCCATGACCCTCTACCACTGGAGCGCCACGTCCGGCGGCGCCCCGGGAGGTGCCGCCGGAGGCGCCGTGGACGGCTCCGGCGGGGGCGGCGTGGACGGCTCCGGCGGGGGCGGCGCCGTCGGAGCCCGCCCCGTGCCGGGAGCACCGGCCCAGGGCGGGTGA
- the paaN gene encoding phenylacetic acid degradation protein PaaN, protein MAAALTAPELTAQHRSTLDRALETIRTRAYWSPHPEHPKAYGEGDSLDLAAGKAAFDALLGTRLDLGQPGTDDWVGGEVSPYGVELGVTYPHADVDVLLPAMLAGRRAWRDAGPELRAMVCLEILRRIADRTHEFAHAVMHTSGQAFMMAFQAGGPHAQDRGLEAVAYAYAEQVRTPGEAEWTKPQGKRDPLVLTKEFTAVPRGIGLVVGCNTFPTWNGYPGLFASLATGNAVLVKPHPRAVLPLALTVRIAREVLGEAGFDPNLVALAAERPGEGIARTLATRPEIRIIDYTGSTEFGDWLEAHARQAQVYTEKAGVNTVIVESTGNYRGMLANLAFSLSLYSGQMCTTPQNLLVPRDGIATDQGPKTFDEVAADLAAAVDGLLGDDARATGILGAIVNPGVRERLEDAAGLGEVALASRAIAHPEFPDATVRSPLIVKLDSAKPADAAACATECFGPVSFLVAVDSAEHAVELLRRSVREQGAMTVGAYTTDPGVEEAVREACLDEAAQLSLNLTGGVYVNQTAAFSDFHGSGGNPAANAALCDGAFVASRFRMVEVRREA, encoded by the coding sequence GAGCTGACCGCCCAGCACCGGTCCACCCTCGACCGGGCGCTGGAGACGATCCGCACGCGCGCGTACTGGTCCCCCCACCCCGAACACCCCAAGGCGTACGGGGAGGGCGACAGCCTCGACCTCGCGGCGGGCAAGGCCGCCTTCGACGCCCTGCTCGGCACCCGCCTCGACCTCGGCCAGCCCGGCACCGACGACTGGGTGGGCGGCGAGGTCTCCCCGTACGGCGTCGAGCTGGGCGTGACCTACCCGCACGCCGACGTCGACGTGCTGCTGCCCGCCATGCTGGCCGGGCGGCGGGCCTGGCGGGACGCGGGCCCCGAGCTGCGCGCCATGGTCTGCCTGGAGATCCTGCGGCGGATCGCCGACCGGACGCACGAGTTCGCGCACGCGGTCATGCACACCTCCGGGCAGGCGTTCATGATGGCGTTCCAGGCGGGCGGCCCGCACGCCCAGGACCGCGGCCTGGAGGCGGTGGCGTACGCCTACGCGGAGCAGGTCCGCACCCCCGGGGAAGCCGAGTGGACCAAGCCGCAGGGCAAGCGGGACCCGCTCGTGCTCACCAAGGAGTTCACGGCGGTCCCGCGCGGCATCGGCCTGGTCGTCGGCTGCAACACCTTCCCGACGTGGAACGGCTACCCGGGCCTCTTCGCCTCCCTGGCCACCGGCAACGCCGTCCTGGTCAAGCCGCACCCGCGGGCGGTGCTGCCGCTCGCGCTCACCGTGCGCATCGCGCGCGAGGTGCTCGGCGAGGCGGGCTTCGACCCCAACCTGGTCGCGCTCGCCGCCGAGCGGCCCGGCGAGGGCATCGCCAGGACGCTCGCCACCCGGCCGGAGATCCGGATCATCGACTACACCGGGTCGACGGAGTTCGGGGACTGGCTGGAGGCCCACGCCCGCCAGGCCCAGGTGTACACGGAGAAGGCCGGCGTCAACACGGTGATCGTGGAGTCGACCGGGAACTACCGGGGCATGCTCGCCAACCTGGCGTTCTCCCTCTCGCTCTACAGCGGCCAGATGTGCACCACCCCGCAGAACCTGCTGGTCCCGCGCGACGGCATCGCCACCGACCAGGGCCCGAAGACCTTCGACGAGGTCGCCGCCGACCTCGCCGCCGCGGTGGACGGACTGCTCGGCGACGACGCCCGCGCCACCGGGATCCTCGGCGCGATCGTCAACCCGGGCGTGCGGGAGCGACTGGAGGACGCCGCCGGTCTCGGCGAGGTCGCCCTCGCCTCCCGCGCGATCGCCCACCCGGAGTTCCCGGACGCCACCGTGCGCTCCCCGCTGATCGTCAAGCTGGACAGCGCCAAGCCGGCGGACGCGGCGGCCTGCGCCACCGAGTGCTTCGGCCCCGTCTCCTTCCTCGTCGCCGTCGACTCCGCCGAGCACGCGGTGGAGCTGCTGCGCCGCAGCGTCCGGGAGCAGGGCGCGATGACCGTCGGCGCCTACACCACCGACCCCGGAGTCGAGGAGGCGGTGCGGGAGGCGTGCCTCGACGAGGCCGCCCAGCTCTCGCTGAACCTCACCGGCGGGGTCTACGTCAACCAGACGGCCGCCTTCTCCGACTTCCACGGCTCGGGCGGCAACCCGGCGGCCAACGCGGCCCTGTGCGACGGCGCGTTCGTCGCCAGCCGCTTCCGGATGGTGGAGGTCCGCCGGGAGGCGTAG
- a CDS encoding FHA domain-containing protein: MSELTLTVMRLGFLAVLWLFVIVAVQVIRSDLFGTRVTQRGARREAGRPQQAARQGQAPPQQRQQPGGRARRNAPTKLVVTEGTLTGTTVALQGQTITLGRAHDSTIVLDDDYASSRHARIYPDRDGQWIVEDLGSTNGTYLDRSRLTTPTPISPGAPIRIGKTVIELRK; the protein is encoded by the coding sequence ATGTCAGAGCTGACCCTCACGGTCATGCGGCTGGGTTTTCTCGCCGTACTGTGGCTGTTCGTCATCGTGGCCGTGCAGGTCATCCGCAGCGACCTGTTCGGGACACGGGTCACCCAGCGCGGCGCGCGGCGCGAGGCCGGACGGCCCCAGCAGGCCGCGCGCCAGGGCCAGGCGCCCCCGCAGCAGCGCCAGCAACCGGGCGGGCGGGCCCGCCGCAACGCCCCCACCAAGCTGGTGGTGACGGAGGGGACCCTCACCGGCACCACCGTCGCGCTCCAGGGGCAGACCATCACCCTGGGCCGGGCGCACGACAGCACGATCGTGCTGGACGACGACTACGCCTCCAGCCGGCATGCCAGGATCTACCCCGACCGCGACGGCCAGTGGATCGTCGAGGATCTCGGCTCCACCAACGGCACCTACCTGGACCGGTCCCGGCTGACGACCCCGACACCGATTTCGCCGGGGGCGCCGATCCGCATCGGCAAAACCGTCATCGAGCTGCGGAAGTAG
- a CDS encoding Stp1/IreP family PP2C-type Ser/Thr phosphatase: protein MSLSLRFAAGSHKGMIREGNEDSGYAGPRLLAIADGMGGQAAGEVASSEVISTIVALDDDVPGSDLLTSLGTAVRRANDQLRQMVEEDPALEGMGTTLTALLWTGQRLGLVHVGDSRAYLLRDGVLTQITQDHTWVQRLVDEGRITEEEAGTHPQRSLLMRALGSGDHVEPDLSIREVRAGDRYLICSDGLSGVVSHQTLEETLAGYQGPQETVQELIQLALRGGGPDNITVIVADVLDLDTGDTLSGQLSDTPIVVGAVAENQLQVNDNGIMQTPAGRAAGLGRRGQRRGGGEFGPPGSGDGAGYTPADGFGEYDRDDFVKPRKNRRWLKRSLYGALALAVIGGGLYGGWRWTQTQYYVGTNNDHVALYRGISQDLAWVSLSKVQKDHPEIELKYLPPYQQKLVEATIAEGDLNDARAKIEELAVQASACRKQAELRAAESENAKSGEGQAGGTTGTTPASLTSRATAAPTAPAAPEQPTEPGSSPSPSTTAPTSSPGPSLSEEEQKVVSLCGKQ, encoded by the coding sequence ATGAGTCTGTCACTGCGCTTCGCCGCCGGATCGCACAAAGGCATGATCCGGGAGGGCAACGAGGACTCCGGTTACGCCGGTCCCCGCCTGCTCGCCATCGCGGACGGCATGGGCGGCCAGGCCGCCGGCGAGGTCGCCTCCTCCGAGGTGATCTCCACCATCGTCGCCCTCGACGACGACGTGCCCGGCTCCGACCTCCTCACCTCCCTCGGCACCGCCGTGCGGCGGGCCAACGACCAGCTCCGGCAGATGGTCGAGGAGGACCCCGCCCTGGAGGGCATGGGCACCACGCTCACCGCCCTGCTCTGGACCGGCCAGCGCCTCGGCCTCGTCCACGTCGGCGACTCGCGCGCCTACCTGCTGCGCGACGGCGTGCTGACCCAGATCACCCAGGACCACACCTGGGTGCAGCGCCTGGTCGACGAGGGGCGCATCACCGAGGAGGAGGCGGGCACCCACCCCCAGCGCTCCCTGCTCATGCGCGCCCTCGGCAGCGGCGACCACGTCGAACCCGACCTCTCCATCCGCGAGGTCCGGGCCGGCGACCGCTACCTCATCTGCTCCGACGGGCTCTCCGGCGTCGTCTCCCACCAGACCCTGGAGGAGACCCTCGCCGGCTACCAGGGCCCCCAGGAGACCGTGCAGGAACTGATCCAGCTCGCGCTGCGCGGCGGCGGCCCGGACAACATCACCGTCATCGTCGCGGACGTCCTCGACCTCGACACCGGCGACACGCTCTCCGGGCAGTTGTCCGACACGCCGATCGTGGTCGGCGCCGTCGCGGAGAACCAGCTCCAGGTCAACGACAACGGCATCATGCAGACCCCGGCCGGCCGCGCCGCCGGCCTCGGCCGCCGGGGACAGCGCCGCGGCGGCGGCGAGTTCGGCCCGCCCGGCAGCGGCGACGGCGCCGGCTACACCCCGGCGGACGGCTTCGGCGAGTACGACCGGGACGACTTCGTCAAACCCCGCAAGAACCGCCGCTGGCTCAAGCGGTCCCTCTACGGCGCGCTCGCCCTCGCCGTCATCGGCGGCGGGCTCTACGGCGGCTGGCGCTGGACCCAGACCCAGTACTACGTGGGCACCAACAACGACCACGTCGCGCTCTACCGGGGCATCAGCCAGGACCTCGCCTGGGTCTCGCTCTCGAAGGTCCAGAAGGACCACCCCGAGATCGAACTCAAGTACCTCCCGCCCTACCAGCAGAAGCTGGTGGAGGCGACCATCGCCGAGGGCGACCTGAACGACGCCCGCGCGAAGATCGAGGAGCTGGCCGTCCAGGCGTCCGCCTGCCGCAAGCAGGCCGAACTGCGGGCCGCGGAGAGCGAGAACGCCAAGTCCGGCGAGGGCCAGGCCGGAGGCACCACGGGAACCACCCCGGCCTCCCTCACGTCCAGGGCCACGGCCGCCCCGACCGCGCCCGCCGCGCCGGAGCAGCCCACGGAACCCGGATCGTCCCCGTCCCCGTCCACGACCGCACCCACTTCCAGCCCCGGCCCCAGCCTCTCGGAGGAGGA
- a CDS encoding DUF3662 and FHA domain-containing protein, with the protein MGVLKKFEQRLEGLVNGTFAKVFKSEVQPVEIAGALQRECDNNATIWNRDRTVVPNDFIVELSTPDYERLSPYSGQLGDELAGMVRDYAGQQRYTFMGPIKVHLEKADDLDTGLYRVRSRTLASSSSQPGGPAHPGAGAPPGRPPGPPGHQPGGYGYPPAAPPGGAPPMPAAPPPGGGYGYPPPAGPPGGRTRHWIEINGNRHQISRATLVLGRSTEADVRVDDPGVSRRHCEIRTGTPSTIQDLGSTNGIVVDGQHTTHATLRDGSRIVVGSTTVIYRQAEG; encoded by the coding sequence ATGGGAGTCCTGAAGAAGTTCGAGCAGCGTCTCGAAGGTCTGGTCAACGGCACCTTCGCGAAGGTGTTCAAGTCCGAGGTGCAGCCGGTGGAGATCGCGGGAGCGCTGCAGCGCGAGTGCGACAACAACGCGACCATCTGGAACCGCGACCGCACCGTCGTGCCCAACGACTTCATCGTGGAACTGAGCACGCCCGACTACGAACGGCTCAGCCCCTACTCCGGCCAGCTCGGCGACGAGCTGGCGGGCATGGTCCGCGACTACGCCGGCCAGCAGCGCTACACCTTCATGGGCCCCATCAAGGTCCACCTGGAGAAGGCGGACGACCTCGACACCGGCCTGTACCGGGTGCGCAGCCGCACGCTCGCCTCCTCCAGCAGCCAGCCGGGCGGCCCCGCCCACCCCGGGGCCGGCGCGCCCCCCGGACGGCCCCCGGGCCCCCCCGGCCATCAGCCGGGCGGCTACGGTTACCCCCCTGCCGCCCCGCCCGGCGGCGCCCCGCCGATGCCGGCCGCGCCCCCGCCGGGCGGCGGCTACGGCTACCCGCCCCCCGCGGGTCCCCCCGGCGGACGCACCCGCCACTGGATCGAGATCAACGGCAACCGCCACCAGATCTCCCGCGCGACGCTCGTGCTGGGCCGCAGCACCGAGGCGGACGTGCGGGTCGACGACCCCGGCGTCTCCCGCCGGCACTGCGAGATCCGGACCGGAACGCCCTCGACGATCCAGGATCTCGGATCCACCAACGGCATCGTGGTGGACGGGCAGCACACCACCCACGCTACGCTCCGCGACGGCTCGCGAATCGTCGTGGGCAGCACCACCGTTATCTACAGGCAAGCCGAAGGGTGA